In Nicotiana tabacum cultivar K326 chromosome 21, ASM71507v2, whole genome shotgun sequence, one DNA window encodes the following:
- the LOC107781349 gene encoding PLASMODESMATA CALLOSE-BINDING PROTEIN 5 isoform X3 has translation MKKKFSFFHQFSISKWNITIKLTRNTLDSRKCNMKLTRDSGGGATVELWCVAKNNAEDAVLQSAIDWACGPGGATCGPIQTGGPCYDASDILRTASFAFNDYFLKHGMTDDSCNFANSAALTSLNPSHNGCKFPSREVQKLQVADVVPHALQH, from the exons atgaaaaagaaattttcttttttccACCAATTCTCAATTTCAAAATGGAACATAACAATAAAGCTGACAAGGAACACTCTGGATTCCAGAAAATGCAACATGAAACTGA CCCGAGACAGCGGTGGAGGGGCGACGGTGGAGTTGTGGTGTGTGGCAAAGAACAACGCTGAGGATGCTGTTCTACAGTCCGCTATAGATTGGGCTTGTGGTCCCGGCGGTGCTACTTGTGGGCCTATTCAGACCGGTGGGCCGTGCTACGACGCTTCCGATATCCTGCGAACGGCGTCGTTTGCCTTCAATGATTACTTCCTTAAACATGGAATGACTGATGATAGCTGTAATTTCGCCAACTCTGCTGCTCTAACTTCTCTAAACCCCA gtcATAATGGTTGTAAATTTCCATCGAG AGAAGTTCAAAAGCTCCAGGTAGCTGATGTTGTTCCACATGCTCTCCAGCATTAA
- the LOC107781349 gene encoding PLASMODESMATA CALLOSE-BINDING PROTEIN 5 isoform X1, with product MKKKFSFFHQFSISKWNITIKLTRNTLDSRKCNMKLTRDSGGGATVELWCVAKNNAEDAVLQSAIDWACGPGGATCGPIQTGGPCYDASDILRTASFAFNDYFLKHGMTDDSCNFANSAALTSLNPSHNGCKFPSSLSRSSGNFNGSITTGLGSASEDISSSTCTISSSIFIFMAINLLSATLLIL from the exons atgaaaaagaaattttcttttttccACCAATTCTCAATTTCAAAATGGAACATAACAATAAAGCTGACAAGGAACACTCTGGATTCCAGAAAATGCAACATGAAACTGA CCCGAGACAGCGGTGGAGGGGCGACGGTGGAGTTGTGGTGTGTGGCAAAGAACAACGCTGAGGATGCTGTTCTACAGTCCGCTATAGATTGGGCTTGTGGTCCCGGCGGTGCTACTTGTGGGCCTATTCAGACCGGTGGGCCGTGCTACGACGCTTCCGATATCCTGCGAACGGCGTCGTTTGCCTTCAATGATTACTTCCTTAAACATGGAATGACTGATGATAGCTGTAATTTCGCCAACTCTGCTGCTCTAACTTCTCTAAACCCCA gtcATAATGGTTGTAAATTTCCATCGAG CTTGAGTAGGAGTAGTGGAAACTTTAATGGATCAATAACTACGGGGTTGGGTTCAGCTTCTGAAGATATAAGTAGCAGCACTTGTACAATCAGCAGTTCGATTTTCATCTTTATGGCTATTAATCTGCTGTCTGCAACTCTGCTAATTTTGTGA
- the LOC107781349 gene encoding PLASMODESMATA CALLOSE-BINDING PROTEIN 5 isoform X2, whose amino-acid sequence MKKKFSFFHQFSISKWNITIKLTRNTLDSRKCNMKLTRDSGGGATVELWCVAKNNAEDAVLQSAIDWACGPGGATCGPIQTGGPCYDASDILRTASFAFNDYFLKHGMTDDSCNFANSAALTSLNPSHNGCKFPSSFLYQLFQKVLLPKSSEGHS is encoded by the exons atgaaaaagaaattttcttttttccACCAATTCTCAATTTCAAAATGGAACATAACAATAAAGCTGACAAGGAACACTCTGGATTCCAGAAAATGCAACATGAAACTGA CCCGAGACAGCGGTGGAGGGGCGACGGTGGAGTTGTGGTGTGTGGCAAAGAACAACGCTGAGGATGCTGTTCTACAGTCCGCTATAGATTGGGCTTGTGGTCCCGGCGGTGCTACTTGTGGGCCTATTCAGACCGGTGGGCCGTGCTACGACGCTTCCGATATCCTGCGAACGGCGTCGTTTGCCTTCAATGATTACTTCCTTAAACATGGAATGACTGATGATAGCTGTAATTTCGCCAACTCTGCTGCTCTAACTTCTCTAAACCCCA gtcATAATGGTTGTAAATTTCCATCGAG CTTCCTTTACCAATTGTTCCAAAAAGTCCTTCTGCCAAAGTCATCTGAAGGACATTCTTGA